A window of Mycobacteriales bacterium genomic DNA:
GTCAAGGAGGGACTTGTAATGGGACGTGAGCGCCTGGCTCTGTACAGCCTGGTGGGCCCTGCATCCGACGAGGCCGTCGAGCGCGGACTCGCCGGGGCAGTCTGGTTCAAGAGTGAGGTGCCGCGCAAGCGGATGAAGGAGCTGATGCGACGCGAGGATGGACCCGCCATCCGTGACACCGCGATCTGGCTGGGTGGCATGATACTGCTCGGTGCGGCGGGCGCGTGGCTCTGGATCTCGGTCAGCCCGTGGCTCGCGGCGCCGGTGTTGCTGCTCTACGGCCTGCTCTACGCCAGCGCCGGCGACTCGCGTTGGCACGAGGCGGGGCACGGAACTGCATTCAAGACCCGCTGGATGGACACCGCGGTCTACGAGATCGCCTCGTTCATGATGATGCGTGAGCCCACCGTCTGGCGATGGAACCACACCCGTCACCACACAGACACGATCATCGTCGGCCGCGACCCGGAGATCGCCGCGATGCGCCCGGCCCGCCTCGCCCGGATCCTGCTCAACTTCTTCGGCCTGGTGGACGTACCGACCTCGTTCAAGCTGATGTTCCTTCACGCGGTCGGCCGGCTTACTCCGGACGAGGCAGAGGTGGTGCCCGACCAGGAGCAGCACCGGGTGTACCGCAAGGCGCGGATCTGGCTGGCTATCTATGCAGCCACCGTTGTCGTGGCGGTGCTCACCGGCTCTATCGTTCCGTTCCTGCTGGTTGGTGGACCGCGCATCTATGCAACGTTCATGCACCTGGTCTATGGCCTGACCCAGCACGCGGGCATGGGCGAAAACGTGCTCGACCACCGGCTGAACACCCGGACCATCAAGATGTGCTGGTTCAACCGGTTTCTGTACTGGAACATGAACTATCACGTGGAGCACCACATGTTCCCGATGGTGCCCTTCCACCGGCTTCCCGAGCTACACGAGCAGATCAAGGGCGACCTCGCCCCGGTATATCCCTCGATCTGGGCGGCCTACAAGGAGCTCGTGCCCGCAGTCCTGAAGCAACTCAAGGACCAGAGCTATCACGTGCGACGCGAACTGCCACCCGGGGCGCCCCCGTACAACGAGCCGGCGTTGATCGCCTAGCGGCCAGCCCGAACCAATCGAAAGGACAGTCGTGCCCAACTGGGTGCCCGCGTGCGCCATCGACGACGTCGATGAGGAGGACGTGATCCCCTTCGAGCACTTGGGCGTCGACTACGCCATCTACCGCTCGCCCGACGACCAGTACTTCGCCACGGCCGGTCACTGCACGCACGAGAAGACCCTGCTGTGCGACGGCCTGGTCATGGGCGCGATCGTAGAGTGTCCGAAGCACAACGGGCGGTTCGACTATCGCGATGGATCACCGCAGGGCGCGCCGGTCATCGTCGGCCTGCAGATCTACCCAACGATGATCGAC
This region includes:
- a CDS encoding fatty acid desaturase family protein, which translates into the protein MGRERLALYSLVGPASDEAVERGLAGAVWFKSEVPRKRMKELMRREDGPAIRDTAIWLGGMILLGAAGAWLWISVSPWLAAPVLLLYGLLYASAGDSRWHEAGHGTAFKTRWMDTAVYEIASFMMMREPTVWRWNHTRHHTDTIIVGRDPEIAAMRPARLARILLNFFGLVDVPTSFKLMFLHAVGRLTPDEAEVVPDQEQHRVYRKARIWLAIYAATVVVAVLTGSIVPFLLVGGPRIYATFMHLVYGLTQHAGMGENVLDHRLNTRTIKMCWFNRFLYWNMNYHVEHHMFPMVPFHRLPELHEQIKGDLAPVYPSIWAAYKELVPAVLKQLKDQSYHVRRELPPGAPPYNEPALIA
- a CDS encoding MocE family 2Fe-2S type ferredoxin — protein: MPNWVPACAIDDVDEEDVIPFEHLGVDYAIYRSPDDQYFATAGHCTHEKTLLCDGLVMGAIVECPKHNGRFDYRDGSPQGAPVIVGLQIYPTMIDSGTVYIDIDID